A region from the Deltaproteobacteria bacterium genome encodes:
- a CDS encoding ABC transporter ATP-binding protein translates to MEPLLRAHELTKVYRVYKNPKHRIKEIIFRRPYHEPVLALDHVSLEVLPGSALGVIGENGAGKSTLLSILAGVLRPTGGTVERSGKVASILDLGGGFHKEFSGRQNIQMSGAMLGLSQKQVEASIDQVIDFAELHHFIDKPLKTYSSGMHIRLAFSVAINVHPEILIIDEVLAVGDAYFQKKCIDHLSNYLKSGGAIVFCSHSMYTVAQFCRNAIWLKEGRVRAAGPSGEVIAAYENYVREKDQRKSTHLHFREDKTPSEAPKAGASPAWIDECSLNGAKDSEPTICRFGESLVIRARFKTNRPAWKFHAGVAIDRNDHLNCYATSTLTDRLPFLSGKDSFDIEFFVPQLPFLRGNYLLKLFILDESGIQVLDSKTFPFSVVSEDHPWGVCYVPHEWRFERD, encoded by the coding sequence ATGGAACCTCTACTCCGCGCGCATGAACTTACCAAAGTGTATCGGGTCTACAAGAACCCGAAACACCGCATCAAGGAAATCATCTTCCGGCGGCCTTATCACGAGCCCGTTCTGGCGCTGGACCATGTAAGCCTCGAAGTCCTGCCCGGCTCCGCCCTTGGTGTCATCGGTGAAAACGGCGCGGGGAAAAGCACGCTTTTGAGCATCCTCGCCGGCGTGCTCCGCCCGACGGGCGGCACGGTCGAGCGTTCAGGGAAAGTGGCTTCCATCCTGGATCTCGGCGGAGGTTTTCACAAAGAATTCAGTGGCAGACAGAATATTCAGATGAGCGGGGCCATGCTGGGATTGAGCCAGAAACAGGTGGAAGCCAGCATTGACCAGGTCATCGATTTCGCTGAACTGCATCATTTTATAGATAAGCCTCTGAAAACGTACTCGTCGGGCATGCATATCCGCCTGGCGTTTTCAGTGGCCATCAATGTGCATCCCGAGATTCTCATCATCGACGAAGTGCTGGCTGTCGGGGATGCCTACTTTCAGAAGAAGTGCATAGACCACCTGTCCAATTACTTGAAATCGGGCGGCGCCATCGTCTTCTGTTCCCACTCCATGTACACGGTGGCTCAATTCTGCCGGAACGCCATCTGGTTAAAGGAAGGCCGGGTTCGGGCCGCCGGACCTTCAGGGGAAGTGATCGCAGCCTACGAGAACTACGTGCGTGAAAAAGATCAGCGAAAGTCCACGCACCTGCATTTCAGGGAAGACAAGACCCCATCGGAAGCGCCAAAGGCGGGAGCGTCCCCTGCCTGGATCGACGAGTGCTCCCTGAACGGCGCCAAAGACTCCGAACCTACGATTTGCCGTTTCGGCGAATCCCTCGTGATTCGCGCCCGTTTCAAGACAAACCGGCCGGCATGGAAATTTCACGCCGGCGTGGCCATCGATCGAAACGATCATCTCAACTGCTATGCCACGAGCACCCTCACCGACCGGCTACCGTTTTTGTCCGGTAAGGATTCCTTCGATATCGAGTTCTTCGTACCTCAGTTGCCGTTCCTGAGAGGCAACTATCTACTCAAACTGTTCATACTGGATGAATCCGGCATTCAGGTGCTCGATTCGAAAACCTTCCCTTTCAGCGTGGTATCGGAAGATCACCCCTGGGGCGTTTGCTATGTGCCCCATGAATGGCGCTTCGAGAGAGATTAG